The following coding sequences lie in one Rhodohalobacter barkolensis genomic window:
- a CDS encoding inositol-3-phosphate synthase, with the protein MPNHFIEPHKGKLLVLTPGMGAVATTFMAGVISARKNLSKPFGSLTQLQTIRLGARSNQRNPLIKDFIDLAGLDDIVFGGWDVISDNAYEAAKRADVLKPQDLEPLKDELGSVQPMKAAFNQKYVKLLKGENIKPLTNKWELAEALREDIRNKISETGASRAVMIWCGSTEVHLHPSACHQSIEAFEKGLKNSDEAIAPSQLYAYAAIKEGVPYANGAPNLSADFPALEQLAEQEKVPIAGKDFKTGQTLMKTILAPGFKTRMLGIRGWFSTNILGNRDGEVLDDPDSFKSKEVSKTGVLDSILQPDEYPDLYKDLYHKVRINYYPPRGDAKEGWDNIDIFGWMGYDMQIKVDFLCRDSILAAPIVLDLALFLDFAKRAGKSGIQEWLSFYFKSPQVNTGHIPEHDIFIQHLRLKNSLRVLGGEEPITHLSENF; encoded by the coding sequence ATGCCTAATCATTTTATTGAACCGCACAAAGGTAAACTATTAGTTTTAACCCCCGGAATGGGAGCAGTAGCCACAACATTTATGGCCGGTGTTATTTCAGCTCGTAAAAATTTATCCAAACCATTTGGATCATTGACACAGCTCCAGACAATACGGCTTGGAGCTCGTTCAAATCAAAGAAATCCACTTATCAAAGACTTTATTGATCTTGCAGGGCTTGATGATATTGTATTTGGAGGATGGGATGTTATTTCTGATAACGCCTATGAGGCAGCTAAAAGAGCTGATGTCCTGAAGCCACAGGATCTGGAGCCTTTGAAAGATGAGCTTGGAAGTGTTCAACCCATGAAAGCAGCATTCAATCAGAAATATGTAAAGCTGCTAAAAGGCGAAAATATAAAACCCCTAACAAATAAATGGGAATTAGCGGAAGCTCTCCGAGAAGATATCAGAAATAAGATTTCAGAAACCGGTGCTTCTCGTGCAGTTATGATATGGTGTGGATCTACTGAAGTTCATCTGCATCCATCGGCTTGTCATCAAAGCATCGAGGCTTTTGAAAAAGGGCTGAAAAATAGTGATGAAGCCATAGCCCCCTCACAGCTGTATGCTTATGCAGCTATAAAAGAAGGTGTTCCTTATGCAAATGGGGCTCCCAACTTATCAGCAGATTTCCCCGCTCTGGAGCAATTAGCTGAACAAGAAAAAGTACCTATCGCAGGTAAAGATTTTAAAACGGGCCAAACTCTCATGAAAACTATACTTGCTCCGGGATTTAAAACTAGGATGCTTGGTATTCGCGGTTGGTTTTCAACGAATATTTTAGGAAACAGAGATGGCGAAGTATTAGATGATCCTGATAGTTTTAAATCCAAAGAAGTCTCTAAAACCGGTGTACTTGATTCAATTCTTCAACCCGATGAATATCCGGATCTATATAAGGATCTTTATCATAAAGTGAGGATCAATTACTATCCGCCACGGGGTGATGCCAAAGAGGGCTGGGATAATATCGATATATTTGGATGGATGGGTTACGATATGCAGATCAAAGTAGATTTCTTATGTAGAGATTCAATTCTAGCTGCACCTATTGTTCTTGATCTGGCCTTATTTTTGGATTTTGCCAAACGAGCCGGAAAATCAGGAATACAGGAATGGTTATCCTTCTATTTCAAGAGTCCGCAGGTTAATACCGGCCATATTCCCGAACATGATATTTTTATTCAACACTTAAGGCTAAAAAACTCACTCCGTGTACTTGGAGGTGAAGAACCAATTACTCACCTTTCTGAGAATTTTTAA
- a CDS encoding sugar phosphate nucleotidyltransferase has protein sequence MPKVKTNTTGLILAAGYGSRLAGVSPVTSFKPLTPVNGKALILRTIENLELAGCTEIVIVLGYGYKKIKKAIQDKYLGQIPLFFVFNEKYDLSNGVSILSARDYLSNRFIMTMADHIFEDSLMKIASDLEIEEGEAALLVDYKIDSIFDMDDATKVLSKDGKVESIGKQIKEFNCVDTGLFVCTSGLLDALQKRYQEYGDTSISDGVQDLARSGKMFAVDIEEGIWQDVDTPEMLAQAEKLLIN, from the coding sequence ATGCCAAAAGTTAAAACAAATACAACAGGACTTATCCTGGCAGCAGGATATGGCTCTCGGTTAGCGGGTGTCAGCCCTGTCACTTCTTTCAAACCCCTAACGCCCGTAAATGGTAAAGCTCTCATTCTCCGTACTATTGAAAATCTGGAATTAGCCGGTTGTACAGAGATCGTAATTGTACTTGGATACGGGTACAAAAAAATAAAAAAAGCAATTCAGGATAAATACCTAGGGCAGATTCCACTTTTCTTTGTATTTAATGAGAAGTACGATTTGAGCAATGGTGTTTCCATACTTTCTGCACGAGATTATTTAAGCAACCGTTTTATAATGACGATGGCCGATCATATTTTTGAGGATTCGCTGATGAAAATTGCAAGCGATTTAGAAATTGAGGAAGGTGAAGCAGCGCTCTTAGTGGATTATAAAATCGATTCAATCTTTGACATGGATGATGCGACAAAGGTATTGTCTAAAGATGGAAAAGTTGAATCCATTGGTAAGCAGATCAAAGAATTCAATTGTGTGGATACCGGTCTTTTTGTTTGTACTTCGGGATTACTTGACGCACTTCAAAAACGTTATCAAGAATATGGTGACACTTCAATTTCTGATGGAGTGCAGGATCTGGCACGTTCCGGTAAAATGTTCGCTGTTGATATAGAAGAAGGTATCTGGCAAGATGTGGATACCCCGGAAATGCTTGCACAAGCAGAAAAACTCCTGATTAATTAA
- a CDS encoding stealth family protein has translation MSHNQTDTIDAVVTWVDGNDPIHQKKRINALRESKLISTDHLTTGEQKTRFIDNGELKFCITSIRKFAPWVRYIYLVTDNQTPDFLEEEFIDKYKVNVVDHKEIFQSYESALPTFNSRTIETAIWRIPGLAEKFIYFNDDFVLTSPLQKDHFFNNGNVVIRGRLRRMGSYGKWRMHLNHIYSKTIKKFLGITYSMHLLYQIRSAQLAGFDNKYYYVPHVPHPVRKSTIATFFEENPDLFEKNIQYKFRDTDQFSAMYLAYHLEIANKNAELVSPDKALMINGEMDFSGMLNRKIKAIKDEKNAFLCIQGMEKVNSKQKKHLMRTLSALTEMD, from the coding sequence ATGTCTCATAATCAAACAGATACTATAGACGCTGTGGTAACATGGGTAGATGGCAATGATCCTATACATCAAAAGAAGCGCATTAATGCACTTCGAGAATCCAAACTGATTTCAACAGATCATTTAACAACCGGGGAGCAAAAAACCCGCTTTATAGATAATGGTGAACTTAAGTTCTGTATCACCTCCATTCGAAAATTTGCTCCATGGGTTAGATATATCTACCTCGTTACCGACAACCAAACCCCCGACTTTTTAGAAGAAGAGTTCATAGATAAGTACAAGGTTAACGTCGTGGATCATAAAGAGATTTTTCAATCTTACGAGAGTGCTCTTCCCACGTTTAACAGTAGAACTATCGAGACTGCAATTTGGCGCATTCCCGGTTTAGCGGAAAAATTCATCTATTTTAATGATGATTTTGTTCTGACTTCTCCTTTACAAAAAGATCATTTTTTCAATAACGGTAACGTTGTTATCCGGGGCAGATTGCGCAGAATGGGGAGTTACGGAAAATGGAGAATGCATTTAAATCATATCTATAGCAAGACCATAAAAAAGTTTCTGGGCATCACTTATTCAATGCATCTGTTGTATCAGATTCGATCTGCCCAGTTGGCAGGTTTCGACAATAAATACTACTATGTTCCACACGTACCGCACCCGGTGCGAAAGTCAACAATAGCTACGTTTTTTGAGGAAAATCCAGACTTATTTGAAAAAAATATTCAGTACAAATTCAGAGATACAGATCAATTTTCTGCGATGTACCTCGCTTATCACCTTGAAATTGCAAACAAAAATGCTGAGTTAGTTTCCCCGGATAAAGCACTCATGATTAATGGAGAGATGGATTTCTCCGGAATGCTTAACCGCAAAATCAAAGCTATTAAGGATGAGAAAAATGCTTTTCTATGTATTCAAGGAATGGAAAAAGTTAATTCCAAACAAAAAAAGCACTTAATGAGAACATTAAGTGCTTTAACGGAAATGGATTAA
- a CDS encoding MlaC/ttg2D family ABC transporter substrate-binding protein: protein MKYIITIFISMVLFLNVGLAQNGADEIRAMLDERDEEIKELLGPKGSEYTQEQRDRLKDIINDVIDFRTMSETALGDTYNEVSEEEREEFVSLFSTIIRDNSLNRLDIYRAEVTYNDITVDNGNAEVKTTAQLENVRTSVDYDMELQDGTWQIIDMSIDDVSTAESYNRQFQSIIRQRGFDALLESLRRRAARA from the coding sequence ATGAAATATATCATCACAATATTCATCTCTATGGTTCTGTTTCTGAACGTAGGTTTAGCCCAGAATGGAGCAGACGAAATTCGAGCCATGCTCGACGAAAGAGATGAAGAGATTAAAGAGTTATTGGGTCCAAAGGGAAGCGAATACACCCAGGAACAGCGGGACAGACTGAAAGACATCATTAATGATGTCATTGATTTCAGGACGATGTCTGAAACAGCATTGGGTGATACTTACAATGAAGTTTCTGAAGAAGAAAGGGAAGAATTCGTCTCACTATTTTCCACCATCATAAGAGATAACTCTTTAAACAGACTGGATATCTATCGGGCGGAAGTTACATATAACGATATCACAGTGGATAATGGAAATGCTGAGGTGAAAACAACAGCTCAGTTGGAGAACGTACGAACCTCAGTAGATTATGATATGGAGCTCCAGGATGGAACGTGGCAAATTATAGATATGAGTATTGATGATGTATCTACTGCTGAATCATACAATCGCCAATTTCAAAGTATCATCCGGCAGCGGGGTTTTGATGCCCTTCTTGAAAGTTTAAGACGCAGAGCGGCCCGGGCGTAA
- a CDS encoding TolC family protein, producing the protein MQRILFLSLLVPLLNFTTVQAQDTLKVNLQKFIDRGLERSGQVAYERNSVDMSENRVQQVKNQRILPRIEFNSQHGVVPGVKSEVEGLSKGEYYLDPNLENDWEDWGIFTRAEISAIQPVYSWGAINNAIAAAEAGARAAEFQFSAVTAEAEVQLFELYYSYLLAQEVERILVDAEDQVAQIERQIENMQEEGDPDLKEADVFKFEIFKTEFEVQREEVKQSVSSITRIWDYVMGDEQGIVYEPEESFLDPVAHDLQSYDYYQQMAVSNRPELKGVDAGIEAMDKSKDAVKAQQYPALFLGISGSYANTPNRPRQTNPFIINNTNYSSAAVGFGIRQNLNFRSIRNQLERADIEYNRVQDLKSALMDGIYLDLNEKYREASVADVKVNQIEEALSTARNWVRHEQLNYDIGFGDVEELLNAMQKELELRVELKQNVFDLNKKVAALYRVSGISVQQLSVN; encoded by the coding sequence GTGCAACGAATTTTATTTTTAAGCTTACTGGTACCTCTTCTAAATTTTACTACTGTCCAGGCACAGGATACATTAAAAGTAAATCTACAGAAATTTATAGATCGTGGTTTGGAGAGATCCGGTCAGGTTGCTTATGAGAGGAATTCAGTTGATATGTCAGAAAATCGCGTTCAGCAGGTTAAAAACCAGAGAATATTACCAAGAATTGAGTTTAACTCTCAGCACGGTGTAGTACCCGGAGTTAAAAGTGAAGTAGAAGGTCTGTCAAAGGGAGAGTATTACCTGGATCCCAATTTAGAGAATGACTGGGAAGACTGGGGTATTTTTACCCGGGCAGAGATTAGTGCCATTCAGCCGGTGTACAGTTGGGGAGCTATTAACAACGCAATTGCCGCAGCTGAAGCAGGTGCGCGTGCAGCGGAGTTTCAGTTTAGTGCCGTTACTGCAGAAGCAGAGGTTCAACTTTTTGAACTTTATTACAGCTATCTTTTAGCTCAGGAAGTAGAACGAATTTTAGTTGATGCAGAAGATCAGGTTGCTCAGATTGAGAGACAGATTGAAAATATGCAGGAAGAGGGAGATCCGGATTTAAAAGAGGCTGATGTTTTTAAATTTGAAATTTTCAAGACAGAATTTGAGGTACAGAGAGAAGAGGTAAAACAGAGTGTTTCATCCATTACCCGTATTTGGGACTATGTAATGGGGGATGAACAGGGAATAGTATACGAACCGGAAGAGAGTTTTTTGGATCCGGTAGCTCATGATTTACAATCATATGATTACTACCAGCAGATGGCTGTGTCTAACCGTCCTGAATTAAAAGGAGTAGATGCAGGGATTGAAGCCATGGATAAAAGTAAAGACGCTGTAAAGGCTCAACAATATCCTGCATTGTTTTTGGGGATTTCAGGAAGCTATGCGAATACTCCAAACAGGCCTAGACAAACAAATCCATTTATTATCAATAATACGAATTACTCTTCAGCAGCCGTTGGATTCGGTATTCGGCAGAATTTAAATTTCAGATCGATTAGAAATCAGCTGGAACGTGCAGATATAGAATATAATCGAGTACAAGATTTAAAAAGTGCTCTGATGGATGGGATCTATTTAGATTTGAACGAAAAGTATAGAGAAGCCTCCGTTGCTGATGTGAAAGTAAATCAGATAGAAGAGGCACTTTCTACGGCACGAAATTGGGTGCGTCACGAACAGCTAAATTATGATATCGGGTTCGGAGATGTGGAAGAACTTCTGAACGCTATGCAGAAAGAGTTAGAATTAAGGGTTGAGTTGAAACAAAATGTGTTCGATTTGAATAAGAAGGTTGCAGCTCTCTACAGAGTGTCAGGAATTTCAGTACAACAATTGAGCGTAAATTAA
- the atpG gene encoding ATP synthase F1 subunit gamma → MANLRDIRTRISSIENTQQITKAMKMVAAAKLRKAQQRIIATRPYAQKMRSVVSRLIAGAGSENPILRDPEEVESILMIVVGSDRGLCGGFNNNLFKLAEKDIADNYSEYQKNDRLDLITIGRKADGYFKKRKFKVVDSYIGFFDDLNYETTSSIMSEVTEKFIKGKYDKVLVAFNEFKSVITQNRLVDEILPLKTDQFEEENSSNLNEIDYIYEPDGQAILNQLLPVHLNMQLWRAVLESNASEQGARMTAMDNATENAKELKDELKLKYNQARQSAITTEISEIVSGAAALEDA, encoded by the coding sequence ATGGCAAACCTGCGCGATATACGAACCCGGATATCATCTATTGAGAATACTCAACAGATTACCAAAGCCATGAAAATGGTGGCTGCGGCTAAGTTGAGAAAAGCTCAACAGCGTATTATTGCAACTCGACCCTATGCTCAAAAAATGCGTAGTGTGGTTTCAAGACTGATTGCAGGTGCTGGAAGTGAAAACCCAATTCTCAGGGATCCTGAAGAAGTTGAATCGATACTGATGATTGTAGTTGGATCAGACCGAGGACTTTGCGGTGGATTCAACAATAATTTGTTTAAACTTGCTGAAAAGGATATTGCAGATAACTACTCTGAATATCAGAAAAACGACCGGTTAGATCTGATTACAATTGGGCGAAAGGCTGATGGTTATTTCAAAAAAAGAAAGTTTAAAGTAGTCGATTCCTACATTGGTTTTTTTGATGATTTGAATTACGAAACGACTTCGTCCATTATGAGTGAAGTGACGGAAAAGTTTATCAAAGGTAAGTATGATAAAGTTCTGGTTGCCTTTAATGAATTCAAATCTGTCATTACTCAAAACCGTTTAGTGGATGAAATTTTACCTCTAAAAACGGATCAATTTGAAGAAGAAAATTCTTCAAATCTAAATGAAATTGACTATATTTACGAGCCTGACGGGCAAGCGATTTTGAATCAATTATTACCCGTGCACCTGAATATGCAACTATGGCGAGCCGTGTTGGAATCCAACGCATCTGAGCAAGGTGCTCGAATGACAGCTATGGATAACGCCACTGAAAATGCTAAAGAGCTTAAAGACGAGCTTAAACTTAAGTATAATCAGGCTCGACAAAGTGCAATTACGACTGAAATTTCCGAAATTGTATCGGGTGCTGCGGCACTTGAAGATGCATAA
- the atpA gene encoding F0F1 ATP synthase subunit alpha, producing the protein MSQVRPDEVSAILKKQLTGFSNDTDTYDVGTVLEVGDGIARVYGLSKVQAGELVELPESVDNDGNAVRGMVLNLEEDNVGIVLFGSSTSVEEGHTVKRTKNIASLSVGDGVLGRVIDPLGRPLDGKGAISGDTINLPLERKAPGVIYREPVTEPLQTGLKAIDSLIPIGRGQRELIIGDRQTGKTAVALDTIINQKHTQDTDSPVFCIYVAVGQKGSTVASIVNTLKEYGALDYTVVVSAPASSSAPMRYIAPFAGAAIGEYFRDTGRHALVIYDDLSKQAVAYRELSLLLRRPPGREAYPGDVFYLHSRLLERAAKIINNDDVAQLMNNVPEELKPKLKGGGSLTALPVIETQAGDVSAYIPTNVISITDGQIFLDTDLFNSGVRPAIDVGISVSRVGGSAQVKSMKKLSGTLKLDLAQYRELEAFAKFGSDLDAATQKQLKRGERTVELMKQGEYKPLPVEQQIVLLKVNNEGLLDKLSVDLIRKFENMFLETVGAKYSTQMKTLAKSGVLDDTFGGEILKTAESTIDQLIAVSEE; encoded by the coding sequence ATGAGTCAAGTCAGACCTGACGAAGTTTCGGCTATTTTAAAAAAACAACTTACAGGTTTCAGTAACGACACTGATACATACGATGTAGGTACTGTACTCGAAGTGGGTGATGGTATTGCTCGTGTTTATGGTCTGTCGAAGGTACAGGCCGGTGAATTGGTGGAATTGCCGGAGTCTGTAGATAATGACGGTAATGCCGTTCGAGGTATGGTATTGAACCTTGAAGAAGACAATGTTGGTATTGTACTTTTTGGTTCTTCCACTTCTGTAGAAGAAGGCCATACTGTAAAAAGAACAAAGAATATTGCATCCCTTTCTGTAGGTGATGGTGTGCTGGGACGCGTTATTGATCCGCTGGGTCGCCCACTGGATGGTAAAGGAGCGATTAGCGGTGATACCATTAACTTGCCGTTGGAGAGAAAGGCACCCGGTGTTATTTATCGTGAACCTGTAACAGAACCTCTCCAAACGGGTCTAAAGGCAATTGACTCCCTAATCCCGATTGGTCGTGGACAACGTGAATTGATTATTGGTGACCGTCAAACGGGAAAAACTGCTGTTGCACTTGACACCATAATTAACCAAAAGCATACACAGGATACTGATAGCCCTGTTTTTTGTATCTATGTAGCTGTTGGTCAGAAAGGTTCAACTGTTGCCTCTATTGTAAATACACTGAAAGAGTACGGAGCGCTTGACTACACAGTTGTTGTTTCTGCTCCGGCGAGTTCGTCTGCACCAATGCGTTATATTGCGCCTTTTGCGGGTGCTGCTATTGGTGAATACTTCCGCGATACAGGTCGGCATGCACTGGTGATCTACGATGATCTTTCTAAACAAGCCGTTGCATATCGTGAGCTCTCACTTCTGTTGAGAAGACCTCCAGGACGTGAAGCATACCCAGGTGATGTATTCTATCTGCATAGTCGTCTTTTGGAACGTGCCGCTAAGATTATTAATAATGACGATGTAGCTCAGCTGATGAACAATGTGCCGGAAGAGTTGAAGCCAAAATTAAAAGGTGGTGGATCGTTGACAGCACTCCCGGTTATTGAAACTCAGGCCGGTGACGTATCAGCATATATCCCAACAAACGTAATTTCAATTACAGACGGTCAGATATTCCTGGATACAGACCTCTTTAACTCAGGTGTTCGCCCAGCGATTGACGTAGGTATTTCAGTTTCTCGTGTAGGTGGATCTGCTCAGGTTAAATCAATGAAGAAACTTTCAGGTACACTGAAGCTTGACTTAGCTCAGTACCGTGAGCTTGAAGCCTTTGCGAAGTTTGGATCTGACCTCGATGCTGCAACACAGAAACAGCTGAAACGCGGTGAGCGGACAGTTGAACTTATGAAGCAGGGTGAATATAAACCACTTCCGGTTGAGCAGCAGATTGTACTCTTGAAGGTGAACAATGAAGGACTTCTTGATAAACTTTCGGTTGATCTGATTCGAAAATTTGAAAATATGTTCCTCGAAACAGTTGGGGCCAAGTATTCAACTCAAATGAAAACACTTGCAAAATCAGGTGTTCTGGACGATACATTTGGTGGTGAAATACTAAAAACAGCTGAAAGTACGATTGATCAACTTATAGCAGTATCTGAGGAATAA
- the atpH gene encoding ATP synthase F1 subunit delta, giving the protein MIPKAAGRYASALLDTAIDKDILDEVYEDMILLQKTIDDSRDLQLFLKSPLIKKAVKISALDEIFKGKIQDLTRNLIHLLSEKSREKLLHDLTRAFVLLHKAHHGIIDIDVESAFELDKDQIKNLKSKLEKSTGKTVDLHLSVNDELIGGLKVRIEDTVIDGSVKHKLSQLKEDFKAATVE; this is encoded by the coding sequence ATGATACCCAAAGCAGCCGGGCGGTACGCCAGCGCATTATTGGATACAGCAATAGACAAGGATATTCTCGATGAAGTTTACGAGGATATGATCTTACTTCAGAAAACAATTGATGATTCAAGAGATCTGCAATTGTTTCTTAAAAGTCCGTTGATAAAAAAAGCTGTAAAAATAAGTGCATTGGATGAAATTTTTAAAGGTAAAATTCAGGATCTGACCAGAAATCTGATCCATTTACTTTCTGAAAAAAGCCGTGAAAAATTACTGCATGATCTTACCCGGGCTTTTGTGCTTCTTCATAAAGCTCATCACGGTATCATCGATATTGATGTAGAATCAGCATTTGAACTGGATAAAGATCAGATAAAGAATCTGAAATCCAAGTTGGAAAAGTCTACCGGTAAAACCGTCGATTTACATCTTTCTGTTAACGATGAGTTAATAGGTGGATTGAAAGTGCGAATTGAAGATACAGTCATTGACGGTTCAGTGAAGCATAAATTGAGTCAGCTGAAAGAGGATTTCAAGGCTGCAACAGTTGAATAA
- the atpF gene encoding F0F1 ATP synthase subunit B, with product MHYFLAGGGGLLSFNTGFAIWVLISTVVFLIAMQKFLVPPIMKALDERENRIKDSLESAEKAIAKAEQISKDNDKALKEAEIAAQRIRKEALEDAEVLRSEKIERAKEDAAKILEDAKASIEQEKLRAMTELRKEVSDLAIEAASIIIDAELDHSKNKKLVDTFINDLNNKN from the coding sequence ATGCATTATTTCTTAGCGGGTGGGGGAGGACTCCTTTCATTCAATACAGGATTTGCCATTTGGGTGTTAATCTCAACAGTGGTATTTCTAATTGCAATGCAAAAGTTTTTGGTTCCCCCCATCATGAAAGCATTAGATGAGCGGGAGAATCGTATAAAGGATTCTCTGGAATCGGCTGAGAAGGCTATTGCGAAAGCTGAGCAAATTTCTAAAGACAACGACAAAGCTTTGAAAGAAGCTGAAATTGCGGCTCAGAGAATTCGTAAAGAAGCACTCGAAGATGCAGAAGTATTGCGATCTGAAAAAATTGAAAGGGCTAAAGAGGATGCAGCCAAAATTCTGGAGGATGCAAAAGCTTCTATTGAACAAGAGAAGCTGCGTGCAATGACAGAATTGAGAAAAGAAGTTTCAGATTTAGCAATTGAAGCGGCATCAATAATTATTGATGCAGAGCTTGATCATAGCAAGAATAAAAAGCTTGTTGATACATTCATCAACGATCTTAACAATAAGAACTAA
- a CDS encoding ATP synthase F0 subunit C, which yields MGFLAAGLGAGIIALGAGFGIGIIGKSATESIARQPEAAGDIRGAMLLTAVFIEGVALIGAIVCILLALGVGQ from the coding sequence ATGGGTTTTTTAGCAGCAGGCCTTGGAGCCGGAATCATTGCACTTGGAGCCGGATTTGGAATCGGAATTATCGGTAAAAGTGCCACAGAAAGTATCGCAAGACAACCAGAAGCAGCCGGAGATATTCGCGGTGCTATGCTTTTGACCGCCGTATTTATTGAGGGTGTAGCTCTCATCGGTGCTATTGTTTGTATTCTACTTGCTCTCGGTGTTGGTCAATAA
- the atpB gene encoding F0F1 ATP synthase subunit A, with the protein MSRYLRRLSVTILLLLAINPGLLAADTEESSEGTFDVMGKVLDHDYVEVVGVKVYLPRILLVDGEWYFYANTKSALESGEFMETEESGLVRSDGAQISLDMSITSHLIYVWLGIIITLLITMWAAARYRRGIGAESEPKGIMQNIFEVIFVFIRDEIAKEFISPEKYRRYVPYLFSIFMAIMFMNLFGLLPWAASATADLTVTATLAGITFFITQFSGTKDHWRHVFAFPGVPGWSRIILTPVEILGLFTKPFALAIRLFANMLSGKIMIVSILGLIFIFTDLFGTYVGVGSSVFWVLLTAALYFLKALVALIQAYVFTLLSAVFIGMAAEEHHHHDEETAVAHAQAVEVETNH; encoded by the coding sequence ATGAGCCGATACTTGCGCCGATTATCCGTTACCATTCTATTACTACTTGCTATTAACCCTGGTCTTTTGGCTGCTGATACAGAAGAAAGCAGTGAAGGGACGTTTGATGTGATGGGGAAAGTTCTTGATCACGACTATGTAGAGGTTGTTGGTGTTAAGGTCTATTTGCCGCGAATATTGTTAGTGGATGGAGAGTGGTATTTCTATGCAAATACAAAATCTGCATTGGAGTCCGGTGAATTTATGGAGACTGAAGAGTCGGGCTTAGTTCGCTCTGATGGCGCTCAAATATCACTTGATATGTCTATTACCTCTCACCTTATTTATGTTTGGCTTGGTATAATCATCACGTTGCTAATTACAATGTGGGCCGCAGCTCGTTACCGGCGAGGTATTGGTGCGGAAAGTGAGCCAAAAGGTATAATGCAGAATATTTTTGAAGTCATTTTTGTTTTTATACGGGACGAAATTGCCAAAGAGTTTATTTCACCTGAAAAATACAGAAGGTACGTCCCGTATCTGTTTTCAATTTTTATGGCAATAATGTTTATGAACCTTTTTGGTTTGTTGCCATGGGCTGCTTCCGCTACGGCCGATCTGACGGTTACAGCAACATTGGCCGGAATCACGTTTTTCATTACACAGTTTAGCGGAACAAAAGATCACTGGCGGCATGTTTTTGCTTTTCCGGGAGTTCCGGGTTGGTCTCGAATAATTCTGACACCGGTTGAAATCCTGGGGCTCTTTACAAAACCATTTGCACTTGCTATACGTCTTTTTGCAAATATGCTGTCCGGTAAGATTATGATTGTCAGTATTCTTGGATTGATTTTTATTTTTACGGATCTGTTTGGCACATATGTGGGTGTCGGGTCGAGCGTTTTCTGGGTATTGTTAACAGCAGCGCTCTATTTCCTTAAGGCACTTGTTGCCCTTATTCAAGCTTATGTATTTACACTTCTGTCAGCTGTTTTTATCGGAATGGCTGCGGAAGAGCATCATCATCACGACGAAGAAACTGCTGTTGCACATGCACAAGCTGTTGAAGTCGAAACTAATCACTAA
- a CDS encoding ATP synthase subunit I, whose protein sequence is MSLADRKLVISTFIIGLFFLSLGILLPNENTFGWFAGYLIGLLTVSLHLGASFFSKKTVLRDFIVSYYFGLFIRFILVLALFVLILILTKIDELSFTVSFIISYILHSVNEVIFLNQKLSD, encoded by the coding sequence ATGTCTTTGGCTGACCGGAAATTAGTTATATCTACTTTTATTATCGGGTTGTTTTTCCTCTCTCTGGGAATACTGCTTCCAAATGAAAATACTTTTGGCTGGTTTGCCGGATACCTGATTGGATTGCTGACTGTGTCTTTGCACTTGGGGGCCTCTTTCTTCTCTAAGAAAACCGTGCTGAGAGACTTTATCGTTAGCTATTATTTTGGGCTATTCATAAGATTTATCCTTGTATTGGCTCTATTCGTTTTAATATTAATTCTCACAAAAATTGATGAATTGAGCTTTACTGTTAGTTTTATAATTTCGTATATTTTGCATTCTGTAAACGAAGTGATATTCCTTAACCAAAAACTCTCAGATTAG
- a CDS encoding AtpZ/AtpI family protein, producing the protein MFEDPKFKKYLEYLSLGGEIAVAFSTPILVGYFFDVKFETSPWGVLSGVLLGILLMIGIFVRLIKNVSKN; encoded by the coding sequence TTGTTTGAAGATCCGAAATTTAAAAAATATCTCGAGTACCTGTCTCTAGGCGGGGAAATAGCTGTCGCTTTTAGTACACCGATTTTAGTGGGCTATTTTTTCGATGTGAAATTCGAAACATCGCCGTGGGGAGTATTGTCGGGTGTACTGCTCGGGATTTTATTAATGATAGGCATCTTTGTGCGGCTAATAAAAAACGTCAGTAAAAATTAG